One Kitasatospora sp. NBC_01287 DNA window includes the following coding sequences:
- a CDS encoding helix-turn-helix transcriptional regulator: MNRLELDPNASPRAAFGAELRAAREEMGLTQEQLGVRLEYSSTHVSAVETGRKPPTPKFARRADQVFDSGTKFVDMFWDIRRTSLLQGFPDYLAHEARAVEFRLFELGIIPGLLQTPEYAAAITTGAVRRGSITQDQASERLAFLAERQARLTRHPAPLIHAVLDESCLHRVVGGRAVMAAQLDSLQAFAELPNTVFQVAPYEMGEARSFDLPINLLTLPDHSVAAYSESAQQGHLERDPDAVRPLLTAYHQLQVEALSQAASVALLRKVREEFL; this comes from the coding sequence TTGAACCGACTGGAGCTCGATCCCAACGCATCCCCGCGCGCCGCCTTCGGCGCCGAACTCCGTGCCGCACGTGAGGAGATGGGTCTGACGCAGGAGCAGCTGGGCGTGCGCCTGGAGTACTCGTCGACGCATGTCTCGGCCGTCGAGACCGGCCGCAAGCCCCCAACTCCCAAATTCGCGCGCAGAGCTGACCAGGTGTTCGACTCGGGCACCAAATTCGTCGACATGTTCTGGGACATCCGGCGGACGTCGCTGCTGCAGGGCTTCCCCGACTACCTGGCGCATGAGGCACGGGCGGTGGAGTTTCGGCTCTTCGAGCTCGGCATCATCCCCGGCCTGTTGCAGACGCCGGAGTACGCGGCGGCCATCACCACCGGGGCGGTGCGGCGGGGCAGCATCACCCAGGACCAGGCCTCCGAGCGCTTGGCCTTCCTCGCCGAGCGGCAGGCGCGCCTGACCCGGCACCCGGCGCCGCTGATCCACGCGGTGCTGGACGAGAGCTGCCTCCACCGGGTGGTCGGAGGCCGGGCGGTGATGGCCGCGCAGCTGGACAGCCTGCAGGCCTTCGCCGAGTTGCCAAACACAGTCTTCCAGGTGGCCCCGTACGAGATGGGCGAGGCCCGCAGCTTCGATCTGCCGATCAACCTGCTGACCCTGCCGGACCACTCGGTGGCCGCCTACTCGGAGTCGGCCCAACAGGGGCACCTGGAGCGCGATCCCGACGCCGTGCGCCCGCTGCTGACGGCCTACCATCAGCTGCAGGTAGAAGCGCTGTCGCAAGCCGCGTCCGTGGCGCTGCTTCGCAAGGTACGAGAGGAATTCCTATGA
- a CDS encoding DUF397 domain-containing protein: MTPEWFKSSHSSNGGNCVEIAANLQGVVPVRDSKDPHGPALTFPAEGFTAFIAELKSGGFEAA, encoded by the coding sequence ATGACCCCCGAGTGGTTCAAGTCCAGCCACAGCAGCAACGGCGGTAACTGCGTCGAGATCGCCGCCAACCTCCAGGGCGTTGTCCCCGTCCGGGACTCCAAGGACCCGCACGGCCCCGCCCTCACCTTCCCCGCCGAAGGCTTCACGGCCTTCATTGCCGAGCTGAAGTCCGGCGGATTCGAAGCCGCGTGA
- a CDS encoding DUF397 domain-containing protein: protein MTPEWFKSSHSSNGGACVEIAANLPGIVPVRDSKDPQGPALTFPAEGFAAFVASVKAGGLREM from the coding sequence ATGACCCCCGAGTGGTTCAAGTCCAGCCACAGCAGCAACGGCGGTGCCTGCGTCGAGATCGCCGCCAACCTCCCCGGCATCGTCCCCGTCCGGGACTCCAAGGACCCCCAGGGCCCCGCCCTCACCTTCCCCGCCGAAGGCTTCGCCGCCTTCGTCGCCAGCGTGAAGGCCGGCGGACTCCGCGAGATGTGA
- a CDS encoding SAM-dependent methyltransferase, which produces MPEQQQTTADWQPAVFETPTPNIARVYDYLLGGKDNYAPDRAVAQRIEQTLPEVHLGVKAQRAVLRRVVRHLVGEAGLRQLLDIGSGLPTADNVHQIAQAIDPATKVVYVDNDPVVLAHARALLADNRETVVVAGDLRNPAELLADERLREHLDFGQPVGLLLCGILHYVLDEEEPARVVRELVAELPSGSYVFIHHLLAAGDDAEAAATEAVLRQGVGRAQFRTIGQVAEFLEGLELVDPGVVTVSEWHPEEDGPKLGENPVLRLAAVGVARKP; this is translated from the coding sequence GTGCCCGAGCAGCAGCAGACCACCGCCGACTGGCAGCCCGCCGTCTTCGAGACCCCGACACCCAACATCGCCCGGGTCTACGACTACCTGCTCGGCGGCAAGGACAACTACGCCCCGGACCGCGCGGTCGCCCAGCGGATCGAGCAGACACTGCCCGAGGTGCACCTCGGGGTGAAGGCGCAGCGGGCGGTGCTGCGGCGGGTAGTGCGGCACCTGGTGGGCGAGGCGGGGCTGCGGCAGCTGCTGGACATCGGCTCCGGGCTGCCGACCGCCGACAACGTGCACCAGATCGCGCAGGCCATCGACCCGGCGACGAAGGTGGTCTACGTCGACAACGACCCGGTGGTGCTGGCCCACGCCCGCGCGCTGCTGGCCGACAACCGCGAGACGGTGGTGGTCGCCGGGGACCTGCGCAACCCCGCCGAGCTGCTGGCCGACGAGCGGCTGCGCGAGCACCTGGACTTCGGGCAGCCGGTCGGGCTGCTGCTCTGCGGCATCCTGCACTACGTGCTGGACGAGGAGGAGCCGGCCCGGGTGGTGCGCGAGCTGGTCGCGGAACTGCCCTCCGGCAGCTACGTCTTCATCCACCACCTGCTGGCCGCCGGTGACGACGCGGAGGCCGCGGCCACCGAGGCGGTGCTGCGCCAGGGGGTGGGCCGCGCCCAGTTCCGCACCATCGGGCAGGTCGCCGAGTTCCTGGAGGGGCTGGAGCTGGTGGACCCCGGGGTGGTCACCGTCTCCGAGTGGCACCCGGAGGAGGACGGCCCGAAGCTCGGCGAGAATCCGGTGCTGCGCCTGGCGGCGGTCGGCGTGGCGCGCAAGCCCTGA
- a CDS encoding MerR family transcriptional regulator, which produces MTAVPDPPSASSGAALSTGGVARQLGVSPTTVRSWERRYGIGPAEHEAGRHRRWSPRDIAVLEAMCRLTARGVPPAEAARLAREGAEGAEPGVSVSADAGAEAGAGRVRAAGSRRALPLGTVRPECRGLARAAVRLDAPAVERLLGEVVADLGVTVAWNEVMTPALRAVGRKWAAEGERYVEVEHLLSWHISGALRQVTRCAEAGGGPAPVLLAGMPDELHALALEAVAAGLAERGLPFRMFGPALPAPALIEAVRRTGPAAVLLWSQLRPTADRQLARRAAATAWGVRGARSRPLVLLTGPGWGGGRHPEGTLRPRGLTEALELCARLAAS; this is translated from the coding sequence ATGACCGCAGTCCCCGACCCGCCGTCCGCCTCGTCCGGCGCGGCCCTCTCCACCGGGGGCGTCGCGCGGCAGCTCGGGGTGTCGCCCACCACCGTGCGTTCCTGGGAGCGCCGCTACGGGATCGGCCCGGCCGAGCACGAGGCGGGCCGGCACCGGCGCTGGAGCCCGCGGGACATCGCGGTGCTGGAGGCGATGTGCCGGCTCACCGCGCGCGGCGTGCCGCCCGCCGAGGCCGCCCGGCTGGCCCGCGAGGGCGCCGAGGGCGCAGAGCCCGGCGTCAGCGTCAGTGCCGACGCGGGTGCCGAAGCGGGTGCGGGCCGGGTCAGGGCGGCGGGCAGCCGCCGGGCGCTGCCGCTGGGCACCGTGCGGCCGGAGTGCCGCGGGCTGGCCAGGGCGGCGGTGCGGTTGGACGCCCCGGCGGTGGAGCGGCTGCTCGGCGAGGTGGTCGCGGACCTCGGGGTGACGGTGGCGTGGAACGAGGTGATGACCCCGGCGCTGCGCGCGGTGGGCCGCAAGTGGGCGGCCGAGGGCGAACGCTACGTCGAGGTCGAGCATCTGCTCTCCTGGCACATCTCCGGCGCCTTGCGCCAGGTCACCCGCTGCGCCGAGGCCGGCGGTGGACCGGCGCCCGTACTGCTGGCCGGGATGCCGGACGAGCTGCACGCGCTGGCACTGGAGGCGGTGGCCGCCGGGCTGGCCGAACGCGGCCTGCCTTTCCGGATGTTCGGACCCGCGCTGCCCGCCCCCGCGCTGATCGAGGCGGTGCGCCGCACCGGGCCCGCCGCCGTGCTGCTCTGGTCCCAGCTGCGCCCCACCGCCGACCGGCAGTTGGCCCGGCGCGCCGCCGCCACGGCCTGGGGCGTGCGCGGCGCCCGCTCCCGACCGCTGGTGCTGCTGACCGGGCCGGGGTGGGGCGGCGGGCGGCATCCGGAGGGCACGCTGCGGCCGCGCGGGCTCACCGAGGCGCTGGAGCTGTGCGCGCGGCTCGCGGCCTCCTGA
- a CDS encoding helix-turn-helix transcriptional regulator, with product MPETPLGAFLRARRARLSPAEAGLPTAGYRRTPGLRREEVAARAGISTDYYARLEQGRQLVPTGSVLDAIAAALRLAEPERAYLHRLAGHRRRPLAPPTGAPTGAPTVPDTVSGGTVSASTAALLDTLDAAPAFVTGPTFELLAWNRPAALLMASPERRPAHERNLLWQVFCCPYRVRSQGNVAADGSIGADLVASLRAQHADRPVDRELIGLVRRLSAESPAFAALWDRHRAGPPGPGRLYSRHPALETGVLEYTVLPLPEEGRHLFAFLAPPGSSARRAFAAADHRSAPSPG from the coding sequence ATGCCCGAGACCCCGCTGGGCGCGTTCCTGCGCGCCCGCCGTGCCCGCCTGTCGCCCGCCGAGGCGGGCCTGCCCACGGCCGGGTACCGCCGGACGCCCGGCCTGCGCCGGGAGGAGGTGGCGGCTCGCGCCGGGATCTCGACCGACTACTACGCCAGGCTGGAGCAGGGCCGCCAGCTGGTGCCGACCGGGTCCGTCCTGGACGCCATCGCCGCGGCCTTGCGACTGGCCGAACCCGAGCGCGCCTACCTGCACCGGCTGGCCGGCCACCGCCGCCGCCCGCTCGCGCCGCCGACCGGAGCGCCCACCGGAGCGCCCACCGTCCCGGACACCGTCTCGGGCGGCACCGTCTCGGCCAGCACAGCGGCCCTGCTGGACACCCTGGACGCCGCGCCCGCCTTCGTCACCGGCCCGACCTTCGAACTGCTCGCGTGGAACCGGCCGGCCGCCCTGCTGATGGCTTCGCCGGAACGGCGCCCGGCGCACGAGCGCAACCTGCTCTGGCAGGTGTTCTGCTGCCCGTACCGGGTCCGCTCCCAGGGCAACGTCGCCGCCGACGGCTCGATCGGCGCGGACCTGGTGGCGTCCCTGCGCGCCCAGCACGCGGACCGTCCCGTTGACCGCGAACTCATCGGCCTGGTACGGCGGTTGTCCGCCGAGAGCCCGGCCTTCGCCGCGCTGTGGGACCGCCACCGGGCCGGCCCGCCCGGCCCAGGGCGCCTCTACAGCCGGCACCCCGCCCTGGAGACCGGGGTCCTGGAGTACACCGTGCTCCCGCTCCCCGAGGAGGGCCGCCACCTCTTCGCCTTCCTCGCCCCACCCGGCAGCTCGGCCCGCCGGGCCTTCGCCGCCGCCGACCACCGGAGCGCGCCCTCGCCGGGGTGA
- a CDS encoding SDR family NAD(P)-dependent oxidoreductase: MGLLDGKVTIVTGAGRGMGAAAARLFAREGALLVLAARSGPEVEALADELRATGAPVVPVAADLATAAGAERTAEAALTAFGRLDAAFNNAGDGLAPAPLATRTEEQWDASHALNLRGNWLCLRAQLRAMLAGGHGGSVVFNSGVGALVGGFGDSLQQAAKHGLTGLVRAATADYAGHGIRVNAVAPGVVSTPGSAAFFASGPQAGALVARSTPLGRPGLDTEVAEAAAWLLSDRASYVAGVTLPVDGGITATRRFD, from the coding sequence ATGGGACTCCTCGATGGCAAGGTCACGATCGTCACCGGCGCCGGACGCGGCATGGGCGCGGCCGCCGCCCGGCTGTTCGCCCGCGAAGGCGCGCTGCTGGTGCTCGCCGCCCGCTCCGGCCCGGAGGTCGAGGCGCTCGCCGACGAACTGCGCGCCACCGGTGCCCCGGTGGTCCCCGTCGCCGCCGACCTGGCCACCGCCGCGGGCGCCGAACGGACGGCCGAGGCGGCGCTCACGGCCTTCGGGCGGTTGGACGCCGCCTTCAACAACGCCGGTGACGGTCTGGCGCCGGCCCCGCTCGCCACCCGCACCGAAGAGCAGTGGGACGCGTCGCACGCGCTCAACCTGCGCGGCAACTGGCTCTGCCTGCGTGCCCAGCTGCGGGCCATGCTGGCGGGCGGGCACGGTGGTTCGGTGGTCTTCAACTCCGGTGTGGGCGCCCTGGTGGGCGGCTTCGGCGACAGCCTGCAGCAGGCTGCCAAGCACGGCCTCACCGGCCTGGTGAGAGCGGCCACCGCCGACTACGCCGGGCACGGCATCCGGGTCAACGCCGTCGCCCCGGGCGTGGTGAGCACTCCGGGGTCGGCGGCGTTCTTCGCGTCCGGCCCGCAGGCCGGGGCGCTGGTGGCGCGGTCCACCCCGCTGGGGCGTCCGGGCCTGGACACGGAGGTGGCCGAGGCGGCGGCCTGGCTGCTGAGCGACCGGGCGTCGTACGTGGCCGGGGTGACGCTGCCGGTGGACGGTGGGATCACGGCGACCCGGCGGTTCGACTGA
- a CDS encoding SDR family oxidoreductase → MPESSTTASRSLVTGATGYLGGRLVPELLAAGHTVRCLVRDPGRLRDHPWRARVETVTGDVTRPETLLGAFHDVHTAYYLVHSLGTGPTFEARDRAAARAFGAAAARAGVRRIVYLGGLIPAGVPDAELSPHLRSRAEVGRILRASGVPTAELRAAVILGSGSVSFEMLRYLTERLPVMVTPSWVNTRIQPIAVRDVLRYLVGAAELPPEVNRSFDIGGPEILTYRQMMRRYARVAGLRKRVILPVPVLTPRLSSHWVGLVTPVPSAIARPLVASLRHEVVCAEHDLAGYLPDPPQGLIGFDEAVRLALRRIQDADVSTRWSSASLPGAPSDPLPTDPDWAGGSLYQDLRERSVAASPQAVWRVVEGIGGENGWYSLPLAWSLRGWADRLVGGVGLRRGRRDPVHLRVGDALDFWRVEEIEPGRLLRLRAEMRLPGLAWLELSVRPASEATGETGEGRGPGADGPGADSPGVEGRSAAGPVTVYRQRALFHPHGLAGHAYWWAVAPFHTVVFEGMARRITERARADRADR, encoded by the coding sequence ATGCCGGAGTCGAGCACCACCGCGTCCCGCAGCCTGGTCACCGGGGCCACCGGCTACCTGGGCGGCCGCCTGGTGCCCGAACTGCTCGCCGCCGGGCACACCGTGCGCTGCCTGGTCCGCGATCCCGGACGGCTGCGCGACCACCCGTGGCGGGCCCGGGTCGAGACCGTCACCGGCGACGTCACCCGCCCCGAGACGCTGCTGGGCGCCTTCCACGACGTGCACACCGCCTACTACCTGGTGCACTCGCTCGGCACCGGCCCCACCTTCGAGGCCCGCGACCGCGCCGCCGCCCGAGCCTTCGGCGCGGCGGCCGCCCGGGCGGGGGTGCGCCGGATCGTCTACCTGGGCGGCCTGATCCCGGCCGGGGTGCCCGACGCCGAGCTCTCCCCGCACCTGCGCTCGCGCGCGGAGGTCGGCCGGATCCTGCGGGCCAGCGGCGTGCCGACCGCCGAGCTGCGCGCGGCCGTGATCCTCGGCTCCGGCTCCGTCTCCTTCGAGATGCTGCGCTACCTCACCGAGCGGCTGCCGGTGATGGTCACCCCCAGCTGGGTGAACACCCGGATCCAGCCGATCGCCGTGCGCGACGTGCTGCGCTACCTGGTCGGCGCGGCCGAGCTGCCCCCGGAGGTCAACCGGAGCTTCGACATCGGCGGCCCGGAGATCCTGACCTACCGTCAGATGATGCGCCGCTACGCCCGGGTCGCCGGGCTGCGCAAGCGGGTGATCCTGCCGGTGCCGGTGCTCACGCCCCGGCTCTCCAGCCACTGGGTGGGCCTGGTGACGCCGGTGCCCAGCGCCATCGCCCGCCCGTTGGTCGCCTCGCTGCGCCACGAGGTGGTCTGCGCCGAGCACGACCTCGCCGGCTACCTGCCCGACCCGCCGCAGGGCCTGATCGGCTTCGACGAGGCGGTCCGGCTCGCGCTGCGGCGGATCCAGGACGCCGACGTCAGCACCCGCTGGTCCTCCGCCTCGCTGCCGGGCGCTCCCAGCGACCCGTTGCCCACCGACCCCGACTGGGCCGGCGGCAGCCTCTACCAGGACCTGCGCGAACGCTCGGTGGCCGCGAGCCCGCAGGCCGTGTGGCGGGTGGTGGAGGGGATCGGCGGCGAGAACGGCTGGTACTCCCTCCCCCTCGCCTGGTCGCTGCGCGGCTGGGCGGACCGCCTGGTCGGCGGGGTCGGGCTGCGCCGGGGGCGGCGGGATCCGGTGCACCTGCGGGTCGGTGACGCGCTGGACTTCTGGCGGGTGGAGGAGATCGAGCCGGGCCGCCTGCTGCGCCTGCGCGCCGAGATGCGGCTGCCAGGCCTGGCGTGGCTGGAGCTGTCGGTCCGGCCTGCCTCGGAAGCGACGGGGGAGACGGGGGAGGGGCGCGGCCCGGGTGCGGACGGGCCGGGAGCGGACAGCCCGGGTGTGGAGGGCCGGAGTGCGGCCGGCCCGGTCACGGTCTACCGCCAGCGGGCGCTGTTCCATCCGCACGGCCTGGCCGGCCACGCCTACTGGTGGGCGGTGGCGCCGTTCCACACCGTGGTCTTCGAGGGGATGGCCCGCCGGATCACCGAACGGGCCCGCGCGGACCGCGCGGACCGCTGA
- a CDS encoding NAD(P)/FAD-dependent oxidoreductase has translation MAPAARGDGGRPAEAIVVGAGLAGLACAADLAAHGLRVRLLEAADAVGGRVRTDLVQGFRLDRGFQVFNTAYPQVRRRFDLRALRLRPFTPGFLLGGARGDGAAARVRLADPTRQPWQSGDLLAGRLARYPDLLVLAALSARDLLLPAAALRRTRDLPTGVALARAGLSRAAVDAVLRPFLAGVFLEDELETSSRFCHLVWRSMLRGTLCLPSTGIGAVPAQLAERLPPGVLRLESPVAQLTGDGVLLADGTELPAATVVVATEPAEAARLLPGLRVPAGRAVSTFYHAAPRSPLREPTLLVDAGRQLLNTVVLTEVAPTLSGDGRALIASSVLGLRAEEPRVRARLAELYRTDTADWEELAVHRIPAALPARPAPQPLSRSTRFAPGRHVCGDHRATGSVQGALASGARAAREVLADLAAGPTAPRPAGGR, from the coding sequence GTGGCACCGGCTGCCCGAGGAGACGGAGGCCGCCCGGCGGAGGCGATCGTGGTCGGCGCCGGGCTGGCCGGGCTGGCCTGTGCCGCGGACCTGGCGGCGCACGGCCTGCGGGTCCGGCTGCTGGAGGCCGCGGATGCCGTCGGCGGCCGGGTCCGCACCGACCTGGTCCAGGGTTTCCGGCTGGACCGGGGCTTCCAGGTCTTCAACACCGCCTACCCCCAGGTGCGCCGCCGCTTCGACCTGCGCGCGCTGCGGCTGCGCCCGTTCACCCCCGGCTTCCTGCTGGGTGGTGCGCGGGGCGACGGCGCCGCCGCCCGGGTGCGGCTGGCCGATCCCACCCGGCAGCCCTGGCAGAGCGGGGACCTGCTCGCCGGACGGCTCGCCCGCTACCCCGACCTGCTGGTGCTCGCCGCACTGAGCGCCCGTGACCTGCTGCTGCCCGCCGCCGCGCTGCGCCGCACCCGCGATCTGCCCACGGGCGTCGCGCTGGCCAGGGCGGGCCTCTCCCGCGCGGCGGTGGACGCGGTGCTGCGCCCGTTCCTCGCCGGGGTCTTCCTGGAGGACGAGCTGGAGACCTCCAGCCGGTTCTGCCACCTGGTCTGGCGCAGCATGCTGCGCGGCACGCTCTGCCTGCCGAGCACCGGCATCGGCGCGGTGCCGGCCCAACTGGCCGAGCGCCTGCCGCCCGGCGTGCTGCGCCTGGAGAGCCCCGTGGCCCAGCTGACCGGCGACGGGGTGCTGCTCGCCGACGGCACCGAACTGCCCGCCGCCACGGTGGTGGTCGCCACCGAGCCGGCCGAGGCGGCCCGGCTGCTCCCCGGGCTGCGGGTGCCGGCCGGGCGCGCGGTCTCCACCTTCTACCACGCGGCCCCGCGCTCCCCGCTGCGCGAACCCACCCTGCTGGTGGACGCCGGCCGGCAACTGCTCAACACCGTGGTGCTGACAGAGGTGGCCCCCACGCTCTCCGGTGACGGGCGCGCCCTGATCGCCAGCTCCGTCCTCGGGCTGCGGGCCGAGGAGCCGCGGGTGCGGGCGCGCCTGGCCGAGCTCTACCGGACGGACACCGCAGACTGGGAGGAGCTGGCCGTCCACCGGATCCCGGCCGCGCTCCCCGCGCGCCCGGCCCCGCAGCCGCTCAGCCGCAGCACCCGCTTCGCCCCCGGTCGCCACGTCTGCGGCGACCACCGCGCCACCGGCTCCGTGCAGGGCGCGCTCGCCTCCGGCGCGCGGGCGGCGCGCGAGGTCCTGGCGGACCTGGCGGCCGGGCCGACCGCGCCCCGGCCGGCCGGCGGCCGCTGA